The genomic window TACATTTTTAACTTTCTTTAATCCTCTTTTAATATACTTTATTCTTGAGAATATGAGCCCCACATAAAAAATGAACATCCACATCCCATTCCATTCTTATCACAACAGGATATATATTATCTAAATTCGAACCCATCCCATTCTTATCACAACAGGATATATATTATCTAAATTCGAACCGCTTCACCCTACTCAAAAGTCTATTCCACTAAAAATTTGTCTCAGTAAAACAAATAATTATTCACATTGAACGAATAGGAATAAGATAACTACCTTCGTGTTCTTATTCCTACCTATGAGGATAATATGTCTCATCACAACTTCAGTTagattttttctctttctctcttgttTTCGTAACATTTAAAAAGGGTGACGCATATGTTATACATGTAAAATGGACAATTACTTTACATGTCCACTTTTCAATTCCAACTTGTCCATAAAAAATAaacttgtcatttaattttagaatttttaaagtaTTATTTGATTCCATGGCAGTTTACGTAATAAAGAGACCATGTAAGTATTAATAAATTGTTTATACGAGCGATGACATATATATACTTGCGGCCAGGGGAATTGATGCTTATTGATTAAGAGGAAAAGGTGAGGGGCATGGTCTAATATTAGTAACTGAGATGAACAATTCAAATAAGGCCTTGTCACTGTCAAATTAGAATAACCCGAAAAACCTTGCCAAAAATTAAAAAGGTTCTATATATCGTGTGGCTTCCTAGCCATCCATCCTTTCCTAACATGATAGCTAAACCATAGCTTTAGTCTTCAAATTAAAACAATACCTTTAGTACAACTAGCTTCTAAACCGTTCTTTCGtgtctatatatatttatatttgaaAAATTTTCTATCAACCTGAAAAAGAATATTAAAACGAAAGGATTTTCTATTTTGCACATTCAATCACAAAGACGCACTCTCCAGAGGGCTTTGACGGAGGATCGCCACCGCGCCTCAGCAGGCCCTTTTTCCCATTCACTTCTCCCGGGGTGCAACTTCTTCTAATTTTACGTATAtcctaaaacaaaaaatttaacataaacAAAAAGGTACTTAATTTAATATGTTCTTTACAAAGTTGTAATTAATTGTGATATTTTACATGCATGACATTATTTGTAACCCAGGAGGAGGTTCTTAACAAATTCAAGAATGACGACCAACCTTGAAGAAAGTGCAGAGGCGAAGCGGAGAATCGCCGTCATAGGCATATCTACTGTCATACTTGTCGCTATGGTGGTGGCAGTTACCGTCGGTGTCAGTCAAGTCGACGGGGACGAAAAAAACACGAAAAACACAAACCATGTGGCTTCGACGGTGAAAGCAGTGAAAGCCCTTTGCCAACCAACAGATTATAAGGAAGAGTGTGAGGAAAGCCTAACTGCCGAAGCTGGCAACACCACGGACCCAAGAGAACTTATCAAGATTGCATTTAATGTAACCATTAACAAGATTGGTGATGGGCTCCAGAAATCACATCTCTTGCAAGAGGTTGAGAACGAACCTAGGGCCAAGATGGCGCTTGACACGTGTAAGCAGCTCATGAATCTCTCTATTAGCGAGTTTTCGAGGTCACTTGAGAGAATAGGACAGTTTAATCTCAACAACCTCGACGAAATCCTCACTAGCCTAAAGGTTTGTCATATTTTATTTGTCAAGGATGATAGTGTGTACGCCGAAAATCACCAACCAAAACAATCAACCAATATAGAATAtagttaaaatattaattaaatgtttaaattaatttttaaaagtgttatcaaaaaataatttatgatACTTTATATAATCTAACTAACAGGGTCGTCTTATATCTTCAAGAGCAAATTGACGTAACATTTTTATGCGAATATAACACAATGTTTATATTTGGGATGAAGGTATGGCTCAGCGGAGCGGTGACATATCAAGAGACATGTTTGGATGGTTTTGAGAACACAACAAGCAAAGCtggtgaaaagatgaaggaaGCGTTGACCAATGCGACGAAGATGAGCAGCAATGCCCTAAGCATAATCACGGAACTCGCAAATACTTTCTCAGAGTTGAACGAAACGCGGCAAGACAGCTCTCATCGTCGCCTCAAGGATGAGTTCCCATCGTGGGTTGACAATGGTGCTGGTGTACGTAGACTCCTTCTATCGAGTTCACGCAAGCTGAAGCCCAATGTGATTGTGGCCAAAGATGGCAGCGCAAAGTTCACTAGCATCAATCAGGCTTTGAAGAATGTTCCTCAGAAGAACATGAAGCCATTTGTGATATTCATCAAGAAAGGTGTTTACAAAGAGTATGTTGAGGTTACCAGGGAGATGAGACATGTCGTCTTTGTTGGTGAAGGTGGCGACAAGACACGAATCACTGGCAACAAAAACTTCATTGATGGGACCAACACTTATAAAACTGCTACAGTAGGTACGTGCCCTTTAAAAAGAATAAACAAGATTtcgtttaaaattattttatttatcttaaattttaagtCTTAAATCATActttcttaattttaaattttaaaatataaattttaaactctaaattttcaaaaaaacaaaaactaaaatttttaaaattaaaaaaaataNNNNNNNNNNNNNNNNNNNNNNNNNNNNNNNNNNNNNNNNNNNNNNNNNNNNNNNNNNNNNNNNNNNNNNNNNNNNNNNNNNNNNNNNNNNNNNNNNNNNNNNNNNNNNNNNNNNNNNNNNNNNNNNNNNNNNNNNNNNNNNNNNNNNNNNNNNNNNNNNNNNNNNNNNNNNNNNNNNNNNNNNNNNNNNNNNNNNNNNNNNNNNNNNNNNNNNNNNNNNNNNNNNNNNNNNNNNNNNNNNNNNNNNNNNNNNNNNNNNNNNNNNNNNNNNNNNNNNNNNNNNNNNNNNNNNNNNNNNNNNNNNNNNNNNNNNNNNNNNNNNNNNNNNNNNNNNNNNNNNNNNNNNNNNNNNNNNNNNNNNNNNNNNNNNNNNNNNNNNNNNNNNNNNNNNNNNNNNNNNNNNNNNNNNNNNNNNNNNNNNNNNNNNNNNNNNNNNNNNNNNNNNNNNNNNNNNNNNNNNNNNNNNNNNNNNNNNNNNNNNNNNNNNNNNNNNNNNNNNNNNNNNNNNNNNNNNNNNNNNNNNNNNNNNNNNNNNNNNNNNNNNNNNNNNNNNNNNNNNNNNNNNNNNNNNNNNNNNNNNNNNNNNNNNNNNNNNNNNNNNNNNNNNNNNNNNNNNNNNNNNNNNNNNNNNNNNNNNNNNNNNNNNNNNNNNNNNNNNNNNNNNNNNNNNNNNNNNNNNNNNNNNNNNNNNNNNNNNNNNNNNNNNNNNNNNNNNNNNNNNNNNNNNNNNNNNNNNNNNNNNNNNNNNNNNNNNNNNNNNNNNNNNNNNNNNNNNNNNNNNNNNNNNNNNNNNNNNNNNNNNNNNNNNNNNNNNNNNNNNNNNNNNNNNNNNNNNNNNNNNNNNNNNNNNNNNNNNNNNNNNNNNNNNNNNNNNNNNNNNNNNNNNNNNNNNNNNNNNNNNNNNNNNNNNNNNNNNNNNNNNNNNNNNNNNNNNNNNNNNNNNNNNNNNNNNNNNNNNNNNNNNNNNNNNNNNNNNNNNNNNNNNNNNNNNNNNNNNNNNNNNNNNNNNNNNNNNNNNNNNNNNNNNNNNNNNNNNNNNNNNNNNNNNNNNNNNNNNNNNNNNNNNNNNNNNNNNNNNNNNNNNNNNNNNNNNNNNNNNNNNNNNNNNNNNNNNNNNNNNNNNNNNNNNNNNNNNNNNNNNNNNNNNNNNNNNNNNNNNNNNNNNNNNNNNNNNNNNNNNNNNNNNNNNNNNNNNNNNNNNNNNNNNNNNNNNNNNNNNNNNNNNNNNNNNNNNNNNNNNNNNNNNNNNNNNNNNNNNNNNNNNNNNNNNNNNNNNNNNNNNNNNNNNNNNNNNNNNNNNNNNNNNNNNNNNNNNNNNNNNNNNNNNNNNNNNNNNNNNNNNNNNNNNNNNNNNNNNNNNNNNNNNNNNNNNNNNNNNNNNNNNNNNNNNNNNNNNNNNNNNNNNNNNNNNNNNNNNNNNNNNNNNNNNNNNNNNNNNNNNNNNNNNNNNNNNNNNNNNNNNNNNNNNNNNNNNNNNNNNNNNNNNNNNNNNNNNNNNNNNNNNNNNNNNNNNNNNNNNNNNNNNNNNNNNNNNNNNNNNNNNNNNNNNNNNNNNNNNNNNNNNNNNNNNNNNNNNNNNNNNNNNNNNNNNNNNNNNNNNNNNNNNNNNNNNNNNNNNNNNNNNNNNNNNNNNNNNNNNNNNNNNNNNNNNNNNNNNNNNNNNNNNNNNNNNNNNNNNNNNNNNNNNNNNNNNNNNNNNNNNNNNNNNNNNNNNNNNNNNNNNNNNNNNNNNNNNNNNNNNNNNNNNNNNNNNNNNNNNNNNNNNNNNNNNNNNNNNNNNNNNNNNNNNNNNNNNNNNNNNNNNNNNNNNNNNNNNNNNNNNNNNNNNNNNNNNNNNNNNNNNNNNNNNNNNNNNNNNNNNNNNNNNNNNNNNNNNNNNNNNNNNNNNNNNNNNNNNNNNNNNNNNNNNNNNNNNNNNNNNNNNNNNNNNNNNNNNNNNNNNNNNNNNNNNNNNNNNNNNNNNNNNNNNNNNNNNNNNNNNNNNNNNNNNNNNNNNNNNNNNNNNNNNNNNNNNNNNNNNNNNNNNNNNNNNNNNNNNNNNNNNNNNNNNNNNNNNNNNNNNNNNNNNNNNNNNNNNNNNNNNNNNNNNNNNNNNNNNNNNNNNNNNNNNNNNNNNNNNNNNNNNNNNNNNNNNNNNNNNNNNNNNNNNNNNNNNNNNNNNNNNNNNNNNNNNNNNNNNNNNNNNNNNNNNNNNNNNNNNNNNNNNNNNNNNNNNNNNNNNNNNNNNNNNNNNNNNNNNNNNNNNNNNNNNNNNNNNNNNNNNNNNNNNNNNNNNNNNNNNNNNNNNNNNNNNNNNNNNNNNNNNNNNNNNNNNNNNNNNNNNNNNNNNNNNNNNNNNNNNNNNNNNNNNNNNNNNNNNNNNNNNNNNNNNNNNNNNNNNNNNNNNNNNNNNNNNNNNNNNNNNNNNNNNNNNNNNNNNNNNNNNNNNNNNNNNNNNNNNNNNNNNNNNNNNNNNNNNNNNNNNNNNNNNNNNNNNNNNNNNNNNNNNNNNNNNNNNNNNNNNNNNNNNNNNNNNNNNNNNNNNNNNNNNNNNNNNNNNNNNNNNNNNNNNNNNNNNNNNNNNNNNNNNNNNNNNNNNNNNNNNNNNNNNNNNNNNNNNNNNNNNNNNNNNNNNNNNNNNNNNNNNNNNNNNNNNNNNNNNNNNNNNNNNNNNNNNNNNNNNNNNNNNNNNNNNNNNNNNNNNNNNNNNNNNNNNNNNNNNNNNNNNNNNNNNNNNNNNNNNNNNNNNNNNNNNNNNNNNNNNNNNNNNNNNNNNNNNNNNNNNNNNNNNNNNNNNNNNNNNNNNNNNNNNNNNNNNNNNNNNNNNNNNNNNNNNNNNNNNNNNNNNNNNNNNNNNNNNNNNNNNNNNNNNNNNNNNNNNNNNNNNNNNNNNNNNNNNNNNNNNNNNNNNNNNNNNNNNNNNNNNNNNNNNNNNNNNNNNNNNNNNNNNNNNNNNNNNNNNNNNNNNNNNNNNNNNNNNNNNNNNNNNNNNNNNNNNNNNNNNNNNNNNNNNNNNNNNNNNNNNNNNNNNNNNNNNNNNNNNNNNNNNNNNNNNNNNNNNNNNNNNNNNNNNNNNNNNNNNNNNNNNNNNNNNNNNNNNNNNNNNNNNNNNNNNNNNNNNNNNNNNNNNNNNNNNNNNNNNNNNNNNNNNNNNNNNNNNNNNNNNNNNNNNNNNNNNNNNNNNNNNNNNNNNNNNNNNNNNNNNNNNNNNNNNNNNNNNNNNNNNNNNNNNNNNNNNNNNNNNNNNNNNNNNNNNNNNNNNNNNNNNNNNNNNNNNNNNNNNNNNNNNNNNNNNNNNNNNNNNNNNNNNNNNNNNNNNNNNNNNNNNNNNNNNNNNNNNNNNNNNNNNNNNNNNNNNNNNNNNNNNNNNNNNNNNNNNNNNNNNNNNNNNNNNNNNNNNNNNNNNNNNNNNNNNNNNNNNNNNNNNNNNNNNNNNNNNNNNNNNNNNNNNNNNNNNNNNNNNNNNNNNNNNNNNNNNNNNNNNNNNNNNNNNNNNNNNNNNNNNNNNNNNNNNNNNNNNNNNNNNNNNNNNNNNNNNNNNNNNNNNNNNNNNNNNNNNNNNNNNNNNNNNNNNNNNNNNNNNNNNNNNNNNNNNNNNNNNNNNNNNNNNNNNNNNNNNNNNNNNNNNNNNNNNNNNNNNNNNNNNNNNNNNNNNNNNNNNNNNNNNNNNNNNNNNNNNNNNNNNNNNNNNNNNNNNNNNNNNNNNNNNNNNNNNNNNNNNNNNNNNNNNNNNNNNNNNNNNNNNNNNNNNNNNNNNNNNNNNNNNNNNNNNNNNNNNNNNNNNNNNNNNNNNNNNNNNNNNNNNNNNNNNNNNNNNNNNNNNNNNNNNNNNNNNNNNNNNNNNNNNNNNNNNNNNNNNNNNNNNNNNNNNNNNNNNNNNNNNNNNNNNNNNNNNNNNNNNNNNNNNNNNNNNNNNNNNNNNNNNNNNNNNNNNNNNNNNNNNNNNNNNNNNNNNNNNNNNNNNNNNNNNNNNNNNNNNNNNNNNNNNNNNNNNNNNNNNNNNNNNNNNNNNNNNNNNNNNNNNNNNNNNNNNNNNNNNNNNNNNNNNNNNNNNNNNNNNNNNNNNNNNNNNNNNNNNNNNNNNNNNNNNNNNNNNNNNNNNNNNNNNNNNNNNNNNNNNNNNNNNNNNNNNNNNNNNNNNNNNNNNNNNNNNNNNNNNNNNNNNNNNNNNNNN from Arachis ipaensis cultivar K30076 chromosome B09, Araip1.1, whole genome shotgun sequence includes these protein-coding regions:
- the LOC107615398 gene encoding putative pectinesterase/pectinesterase inhibitor 28 → MTTNLEESAEAKRRIAVIGISTVILVAMVVAVTVGVSQVDGDEKNTKNTNHVASTVKAVKALCQPTDYKEECEESLTAEAGNTTDPRELIKIAFNVTINKIGDGLQKSHLLQEVENEPRAKMALDTCKQLMNLSISEFSRSLERIGQFNLNNLDEILTSLKVWLSGAVTYQETCLDGFENTTSKAGEKMKEALTNATKMSSNALSIITELANTFSELNETRQDSSHRRLKDEFPSWVDNGAGVRRLLLSSSRKLKPNVIVAKDGSAKFTSINQALKNVPQKNMKPFVIFIKKGVYKEYVEVTREMRHVVFVGEGGDKTRITGNKNFIDGTNTYKTATVAIQGDYFIAINMGFENSAGAHSSSTFY